From Desulfuromonas soudanensis, the proteins below share one genomic window:
- a CDS encoding amidohydrolase family protein → MKLFCARFLLPIDAPPLQDGALLVKNGRIAAVGPRRALAVTHPDASVVDFGDAILLPPMANAHTHLELSHFPRWAKEMGETTSPATFVDWILQVIRIKRRVEPDRYLGALEEGIRLSLAAGTGAVGDILSWFPARAAHRSSPLKGRLFFETLGFDPERNRKILESIGTLLDEQTSGSLQLGLSPHSPYTLSASYLEEAFDFARRRRVPAAIHLGESAEERTFLAEGKGAIAEILYPHVGWAEMVPPAPHRTPVAYLEEHGALADRPLLAHGVQVTADDARRLARTKTPVVLCPRSNARLGVGRAPVADLLSAGVTLALGTDSLASNDSLSLWDELSFARQWFGDDLDGQTLLAMATRNGAAVLGLDGEMGALHPGMGCHFQLLRPGALPSLATLTDFLCEEGRSAEVASLYLDGRDVLQKG, encoded by the coding sequence GTGAAGCTCTTCTGCGCGCGTTTTCTTCTCCCCATCGACGCCCCGCCGCTGCAGGACGGCGCCCTCCTCGTGAAAAACGGGCGCATCGCCGCCGTCGGTCCCCGCCGCGCCCTGGCCGTGACCCACCCCGATGCCTCGGTGGTCGATTTCGGCGACGCCATCCTCCTGCCGCCGATGGCCAACGCCCACACCCATCTTGAGCTGAGCCACTTCCCCCGCTGGGCCAAAGAGATGGGGGAGACGACGTCTCCTGCGACCTTCGTCGACTGGATCCTGCAGGTGATCCGCATCAAGCGCCGGGTCGAGCCCGATCGCTACCTCGGCGCCCTCGAGGAGGGGATCCGCCTCTCCCTGGCCGCCGGAACCGGCGCCGTCGGCGACATCCTCTCCTGGTTTCCGGCCCGGGCGGCTCACCGCTCGTCTCCCCTCAAGGGGCGGCTCTTTTTCGAGACCCTCGGCTTCGACCCGGAGCGCAATCGCAAGATTCTCGAAAGTATCGGCACCCTTCTCGACGAGCAGACATCCGGTTCCCTGCAGCTCGGGCTCTCCCCCCATTCCCCCTACACCCTGAGCGCTTCCTATCTCGAAGAGGCCTTTGATTTCGCCCGCAGGCGAAGGGTGCCGGCGGCCATCCATCTCGGCGAGTCCGCAGAAGAACGGACCTTTCTCGCCGAAGGGAAGGGGGCCATCGCCGAAATTCTCTATCCCCATGTCGGCTGGGCTGAGATGGTGCCGCCGGCCCCGCATCGCACCCCCGTCGCCTATCTCGAAGAGCACGGCGCCCTGGCCGACCGACCCCTTCTCGCCCACGGCGTGCAGGTCACAGCCGACGACGCCCGGCGCCTGGCCCGGACAAAAACGCCGGTCGTCCTCTGCCCCCGCTCCAACGCCCGCCTCGGGGTCGGCCGCGCGCCCGTGGCCGATCTCCTCTCCGCCGGAGTGACCCTGGCCCTGGGGACCGACAGCCTGGCCAGCAACGATTCGCTCTCCCTCTGGGACGAGCTCTCCTTCGCCCGCCAGTGGTTCGGCGACGATCTCGACGGCCAGACCCTCCTGGCCATGGCGACGCGCAACGGCGCCGCCGTCCTCGGGCTCGACGGGGAGATGGGCGCCCTGCACCCCGGGATGGGGTGCCACTTTCAGCTCCTGCGCCCCGGTGCGCTCCCCTCCCTGGCGACCCTCACCGATTTTCTCTGCGAAGAGGGGCGAAGCGCCGAGGTCGCCTCTCTCTACCTCGACGGCAGGGATGTGTTGCAAAAGGGGTAG
- the panC gene encoding pantoate--beta-alanine ligase, whose protein sequence is MIIINDIRIMQERSRAARLKGERIAFVPTMGFLHAGHLSLLQEGRRRGDLLVLSIFVNPTQFGAGEDFASYPRDLAADAELARRAGVDVLFAPEAPQMYPAGYATYVDVEGLTETLCGASRPGHFRGVTTVVTKLFNIVAPDVALFGCKDFQQLAVIRCMSADLNLPVEIVGMPIVREPDGLALSSRNVYLSVGQRQQALVLSRGIARARELARSGVESVGEILAVLRALIEEQAEARIDYLQICHQQTLQEQERLDADSVLLMAVFIGKTRLLDNALLFSRD, encoded by the coding sequence ATGATTATTATTAACGACATCCGGATCATGCAGGAGCGCTCTCGCGCCGCCAGGCTCAAGGGAGAGCGCATCGCCTTCGTGCCGACCATGGGGTTTCTCCACGCCGGCCATCTCTCCTTGCTGCAGGAGGGGCGGCGCCGCGGCGACCTCCTCGTCCTCTCCATCTTCGTCAATCCGACCCAGTTCGGGGCCGGGGAGGATTTCGCCTCCTACCCCCGAGATCTGGCCGCCGATGCCGAGCTCGCCCGCCGCGCCGGCGTCGATGTCCTCTTCGCTCCCGAAGCGCCGCAGATGTATCCGGCCGGCTACGCCACTTACGTCGACGTCGAGGGGCTGACCGAGACCCTCTGCGGTGCCAGCCGGCCCGGACATTTCCGCGGGGTGACGACGGTCGTAACCAAGCTCTTCAACATTGTCGCGCCCGATGTCGCCCTCTTCGGGTGCAAGGATTTCCAGCAGCTTGCCGTCATCCGTTGCATGAGCGCCGACCTCAACCTCCCCGTCGAGATCGTCGGCATGCCGATCGTCCGCGAGCCTGACGGCCTGGCCCTGAGCTCCCGCAACGTCTATCTTTCTGTCGGACAACGGCAGCAGGCGCTCGTCCTGTCGCGGGGGATCGCCAGGGCCAGGGAGCTGGCGCGCAGCGGGGTGGAGAGCGTCGGGGAGATCCTGGCGGTTCTGCGCGCCCTGATCGAAGAGCAGGCGGAGGCGCGGATCGACTACCTGCAGATCTGCCATCAGCAGACGCTGCAGGAGCAGGAGCGGCTCGATGCCGACTCGGTCCTCCTCATGGCGGTCTTCATCGGCAAAACCCGCCTCCTCGACAACGCGCTTCTTTTCTCCAGGGACTGA
- a CDS encoding SoxR reducing system RseC family protein: protein MLEEVGTVVELRGKQVALVLCQKSSACGHCASMEVCHIGDDSRARTVEAFNTLDARIGDRVRIVTSTKNFLQSSFVLYIVPLLALLLGAVLGLLVGEKMPEGPDPNLLSAIIGVAFLVGSFLTIRVGSRAIAKETFMPRIHSILNEDEVYPEELKNGH from the coding sequence ATGCTGGAAGAAGTCGGAACCGTCGTCGAACTCAGAGGCAAACAGGTGGCCCTGGTCCTCTGCCAGAAGAGCAGCGCCTGCGGCCACTGCGCCTCCATGGAGGTGTGCCACATCGGCGACGACAGCCGCGCGCGCACCGTCGAGGCCTTCAATACCCTGGACGCCCGGATCGGCGACCGCGTCAGGATCGTGACCAGCACCAAAAATTTCCTCCAATCCTCCTTCGTGCTCTATATCGTGCCGCTGCTGGCCCTTCTTCTCGGTGCCGTTCTCGGCCTTCTGGTCGGCGAGAAGATGCCGGAGGGCCCCGACCCGAACCTCCTCTCCGCCATCATCGGCGTCGCTTTTCTGGTCGGATCGTTTCTGACCATCCGCGTCGGCAGCCGGGCCATCGCCAAGGAGACATTCATGCCGCGCATTCACTCCATCCTCAACGAGGATGAGGTCTATCCCGAAGAATTGAAAAATGGGCATTAA
- a CDS encoding NAD-glutamate dehydrogenase domain-containing protein, which yields MKRIDTPSTDPARPQELEDKVGEILSLLAAEPDPQRRLLLTSLSGILRSHAPLYYLQMYPAPDLVAWLGRFLDFIALRRDAVTVATFPTSTGSRALLLTNTPDAPYLLDSLQNVLSGAELRFQVLAHPILRVRRKEGVLLELGEVGGTGPHESFMIIKVEGLASASAPALLARVKTVLAAALQAHSDRDALRRQFKALEGMVDSDGYRDFWRWLSDGNFIPLASRQFQVEGGGGKVGSEVKGRLGLDDDLIAFPEPGVFPLQDYPPPFKALLLRQEAVVVEELPVSSPVHRAEPLVYIGVREILEGDAWREHVFVGLFADRTLEEGASHVPALRRRIEGALASLSVPRECHDYRKILEIVNSFPKAEMFFMSPAALLETVRSFTLLYRHDAVRVVAIRSLAVQGVKLLVIMPRDFFSDETLLRIEAHLRRFFRAPAVSSRIVHISSDYLSLHASLIPGDAGMEWDLPRLENALTRIARPWESKLQLLLERSHGETEGLALFRRYRGSFSREYRALTHPRFALRDILNVERVLNSREEIFDLWGPLGQETSHYRLQFYSTEKNNLNALMPYLENLNLSVIEEVDLLVAVAGTEIHIKSFAVRGPEGGGAGTLSTLAPPLLEALGALRRRVVENDYLNRLLLLTGLTWEQIDVFRGYRNYYFQLGSPFTKRRVAFALINNPRVALLLYRYFENRFRVDSRWPTAADREEQALSPLRLELASALESVGDVNEDNILRTLFNLIDSTVRTNFFVRRGGPDDFFAFKISAIGIIEMPAPRPLFEIYVHAAEMEGIHLRGGKVARGGIRWSDRPDDFRTEILGLMKTQMTKNALIVPVGSKGGFVVKTPFATREEGGELSRAAYQKLMRGLLDLTDNRRGAEVIRPEGVVAYDEVDPYLVVAADKGTAHLSDTANAISSEYGFWLGDAFASGGSHGYDHKELGITARGAWESVKRHFFEFGRDIMAEPFTVVGIGDMSGDVFGNGMLLSRQIRLKGAFDHRHIFLDPDPDPATTFAERQRLFALPRSSWDDYDRSLLSKGGGIYPRSAKDIPLSAEVRQWLGVRHESMDPQGLIRLLLTAEVDLLWNGGIGTYVKASNEKNEDVGDRASDPLRVDGNSLRALVVGEGGNLGFTQRGRIEYALAGGRINTDAVDNSGGVDCSDHEVNLKILMQHLRETGEVTSDDERDRLLQSVTDEVCAAVLANNYGQSLCLSLDMIRSGRETEVYLELADRLAGAGLLDRRGEYLPTAREVAARPQGRLTRPELSILMAYSKMQIYQALLESTLPEEDGVRDLLAGYFPSPIASRFAGNLDGHPLAREITATVITNRVINQAGSPFASTLARKAGGSLMEAVAAYLAFDAVLEGSDLRRRISAADGRLPAAEQYDLLLDLEGTLSAMTSWALKNGIGLMPGAAVLDDYRHQLLAYQRILGGILGDEEWGRCKERSEALEGFGFSADSALKLTTLSHLEEFLPLMTLAGETENDLYSVAQTCREVKTRLGIDELRTMIARVRIGDRWDRMAYQALVERTAAVSFALTAAVFRESAGNLEAYLAPRRKTVRFYQGLKEGLRSGPAANYHPFTVLVGTLEGMLSFRGPARPV from the coding sequence ATGAAACGAATCGACACGCCCAGCACCGATCCCGCCAGGCCGCAGGAGCTGGAAGACAAGGTCGGCGAAATCCTCTCTCTTCTTGCCGCCGAGCCCGACCCGCAGCGTCGTCTGCTGTTGACGTCCCTTTCCGGCATCCTGCGTTCCCACGCCCCCCTCTATTATCTCCAGATGTACCCGGCCCCGGACCTCGTCGCCTGGCTCGGCCGATTTCTCGATTTCATCGCCCTTCGTCGCGACGCCGTGACCGTCGCGACCTTCCCGACCTCTACCGGCAGCCGGGCCCTGCTGCTGACCAATACCCCCGACGCCCCCTATCTCCTCGATTCGCTGCAGAACGTCCTCTCCGGTGCCGAACTGCGCTTTCAGGTCCTGGCCCACCCCATCCTCAGGGTGCGGCGCAAGGAAGGGGTCCTGCTCGAATTGGGCGAAGTCGGCGGCACCGGACCCCATGAATCGTTCATGATCATCAAGGTCGAGGGGCTCGCCTCCGCCTCCGCCCCAGCGCTGCTGGCCAGGGTCAAGACCGTCCTTGCCGCCGCCCTGCAGGCCCATTCCGACCGGGACGCCCTCCGGCGGCAGTTCAAGGCCCTCGAGGGGATGGTCGACAGCGACGGGTATCGGGATTTTTGGCGCTGGCTCTCGGACGGCAACTTCATCCCCCTGGCCAGTCGCCAGTTCCAGGTCGAAGGGGGAGGGGGGAAGGTCGGCAGCGAGGTCAAGGGCCGGCTCGGTCTCGACGATGACCTCATCGCCTTTCCCGAACCGGGAGTCTTCCCCCTGCAGGATTATCCTCCTCCCTTCAAGGCGCTCCTCCTGCGGCAGGAGGCGGTGGTTGTGGAGGAGCTGCCGGTTTCAAGTCCCGTGCACCGCGCCGAGCCCCTGGTCTATATCGGCGTGCGCGAAATCCTCGAAGGGGATGCCTGGCGCGAGCATGTCTTTGTCGGTCTCTTTGCCGATCGCACCCTCGAGGAGGGGGCCAGCCATGTCCCGGCTCTGCGCCGCCGCATCGAAGGGGCCCTCGCCAGCCTCTCGGTCCCCAGGGAGTGCCACGACTACCGGAAGATTCTCGAGATCGTCAACAGCTTTCCCAAGGCGGAAATGTTTTTCATGTCCCCTGCGGCCCTGCTGGAGACGGTGCGCTCCTTCACCCTTCTCTATCGCCACGACGCCGTCAGGGTGGTGGCGATACGGAGTCTGGCGGTGCAGGGGGTGAAGCTTCTGGTGATCATGCCGCGGGACTTCTTCAGCGATGAGACCCTGCTGCGGATCGAGGCCCACCTGCGGCGTTTTTTCCGCGCCCCGGCGGTCTCCTCGAGGATTGTGCACATCTCCTCCGACTATCTGAGCCTGCATGCCAGCCTGATCCCCGGCGACGCCGGAATGGAATGGGATCTCCCCCGTCTCGAAAACGCCCTGACCCGGATTGCCCGCCCCTGGGAGAGCAAGCTGCAGCTCCTTCTGGAGCGCAGCCATGGCGAGACGGAGGGCCTTGCCCTCTTCCGCCGCTACCGGGGGAGTTTTTCCCGGGAATACCGCGCCCTGACCCACCCGCGCTTCGCTCTTCGCGATATCCTCAACGTCGAGCGGGTTCTCAACTCCAGGGAGGAGATCTTCGATCTCTGGGGGCCTCTCGGGCAGGAGACGTCCCACTACCGCCTGCAGTTCTACTCCACGGAGAAAAACAACCTCAATGCCTTGATGCCGTACCTGGAAAACCTCAACCTCAGTGTCATCGAGGAGGTCGATCTTCTTGTGGCAGTCGCAGGTACCGAGATTCATATCAAGAGCTTTGCGGTCCGCGGTCCCGAGGGGGGAGGTGCCGGCACCCTCTCCACTCTGGCTCCGCCGCTCTTGGAAGCTCTCGGCGCCTTGCGCCGCCGGGTCGTGGAGAACGACTACCTGAATCGCCTCCTGCTCCTCACCGGCCTCACCTGGGAACAGATCGACGTCTTCCGCGGCTACCGCAATTATTACTTCCAGCTCGGCTCCCCTTTTACCAAACGGCGGGTCGCCTTTGCCCTCATCAACAACCCCCGGGTCGCGCTCCTCCTCTATCGTTACTTCGAAAACCGCTTCCGGGTCGATTCCCGCTGGCCCACCGCCGCCGACCGCGAAGAGCAGGCCCTCTCCCCCCTGCGCCTGGAGCTGGCCTCCGCCCTGGAGAGCGTCGGCGACGTCAACGAGGACAACATCCTGCGCACCCTCTTCAACCTCATCGACTCTACGGTCCGCACCAACTTTTTCGTGCGCCGCGGCGGTCCCGATGACTTCTTCGCCTTCAAGATCAGCGCCATCGGCATCATCGAGATGCCCGCCCCCCGCCCCCTCTTCGAGATCTACGTCCACGCCGCCGAGATGGAGGGGATCCACCTACGCGGCGGCAAGGTCGCCCGGGGGGGGATCCGCTGGTCCGATCGCCCCGACGATTTCCGCACGGAGATTCTTGGCCTGATGAAGACGCAGATGACCAAGAACGCCCTGATCGTCCCCGTCGGCTCCAAGGGAGGGTTCGTGGTCAAGACCCCCTTTGCCACCCGCGAGGAGGGGGGAGAACTCTCCCGGGCCGCCTACCAGAAGCTGATGCGCGGCCTCCTCGACCTGACGGACAATCGCCGCGGCGCCGAGGTCATCCGCCCGGAAGGGGTCGTCGCCTACGACGAGGTCGATCCCTATCTGGTCGTCGCCGCCGACAAGGGGACGGCCCATCTCTCCGACACCGCCAACGCCATCAGCTCCGAATACGGCTTCTGGCTCGGCGACGCCTTTGCCAGCGGCGGCTCCCACGGCTACGACCACAAGGAGCTGGGAATCACCGCCCGCGGCGCCTGGGAATCGGTCAAGCGCCACTTTTTCGAATTCGGCCGCGACATCATGGCCGAGCCCTTCACCGTGGTCGGCATCGGCGACATGAGCGGCGACGTCTTCGGCAACGGCATGCTCCTCTCCCGGCAGATTCGTCTCAAGGGCGCCTTCGACCACCGCCACATCTTTCTCGACCCCGACCCCGATCCGGCGACGACCTTTGCCGAGCGCCAGCGGCTCTTCGCTCTCCCCCGGTCCTCCTGGGACGACTACGACCGCAGCCTCCTCTCCAAGGGGGGGGGGATTTATCCCCGCAGCGCCAAGGACATCCCCCTCTCCGCCGAGGTGCGCCAGTGGCTCGGGGTGCGCCACGAATCGATGGATCCCCAGGGGCTGATCCGCCTCCTCCTGACCGCCGAGGTCGATCTTTTGTGGAACGGCGGGATCGGTACCTACGTCAAGGCGTCCAATGAGAAGAACGAAGACGTCGGCGACCGGGCCAGCGATCCCCTGCGCGTCGACGGCAACAGCCTGCGGGCCCTTGTGGTCGGGGAGGGGGGGAATCTCGGGTTCACCCAGCGCGGCCGTATCGAATACGCCCTGGCCGGGGGACGGATCAACACCGACGCCGTCGACAATTCCGGCGGGGTCGATTGTTCCGACCATGAGGTCAACCTCAAGATCCTGATGCAGCACCTGCGGGAGACGGGGGAGGTGACCTCCGATGACGAGCGGGACCGGCTGCTGCAGAGCGTCACCGACGAGGTCTGCGCCGCCGTCCTCGCCAACAATTACGGCCAGAGCCTCTGCCTCTCCCTCGATATGATCCGCAGCGGCCGGGAGACGGAAGTCTATCTCGAGCTCGCCGACCGCCTCGCCGGTGCCGGCCTCCTCGACCGCCGCGGTGAATACCTCCCCACCGCCAGGGAGGTTGCGGCCCGCCCCCAGGGCCGCTTGACCCGCCCCGAGCTCTCGATCCTCATGGCTTACTCCAAGATGCAGATCTATCAGGCCCTCCTCGAGAGCACCCTCCCCGAGGAGGACGGGGTTCGGGATCTCCTCGCCGGATACTTTCCGTCCCCGATTGCCTCCCGCTTTGCCGGAAATCTGGACGGGCACCCCCTGGCGCGGGAGATTACCGCCACGGTGATCACCAACCGGGTGATCAACCAGGCCGGCAGTCCCTTTGCCTCGACTCTGGCGCGAAAAGCGGGGGGGAGTCTCATGGAGGCCGTCGCCGCCTATCTCGCCTTCGATGCGGTTCTCGAGGGGAGCGACCTGCGCCGCCGGATTTCCGCCGCCGACGGTCGCCTTCCGGCCGCCGAGCAGTACGATTTGCTCCTCGATCTGGAAGGGACGCTGAGCGCCATGACCTCCTGGGCGCTCAAGAACGGGATCGGTCTGATGCCGGGGGCCGCGGTCCTCGACGACTATCGCCACCAGCTCCTTGCCTACCAGCGGATCCTCGGCGGAATTCTCGGCGACGAGGAGTGGGGGCGGTGCAAGGAGCGCTCGGAGGCCCTGGAAGGCTTCGGTTTTTCCGCCGATTCGGCGCTGAAACTAACGACCCTCTCCCATCTCGAAGAGTTCCTCCCCCTGATGACCCTCGCCGGGGAGACGGAAAACGATCTCTATTCCGTGGCGCAAACCTGTCGCGAGGTGAAGACGCGGCTCGGCATCGACGAGCTCCGGACCATGATTGCCCGCGTGCGCATCGGCGACCGCTGGGACCGCATGGCCTATCAGGCTCTGGTCGAGCGGACGGCGGCGGTCAGCTTCGCCCTGACGGCGGCGGTCTTCCGGGAGAGCGCCGGCAATCTCGAGGCCTATCTGGCCCCGCGGCGGAAAACGGTCCGCTTCTATCAGGGACTCAAGGAGGGGTTGCGCTCCGGTCCGGCGGCCAATTACCACCCCTTCACCGTGCTCGTCGGCACCCTGGAAGGGATGCTCTCCTTCAGAGGACCGGCACGGCCCGTCTGA
- the panP gene encoding pyridoxal-dependent aspartate 1-decarboxylase PanP, translated as MPKHRDVARANLENLYRIFTVPEAPDSTLGEIDEAISRDVAGFLQTHIVALERSLEDIEADFFNTAIPEEPTFVSEYTEFVKENLVAQSVHTAAPGFIGHMTSALPYFMLPLSRIMTALNQNLVKVETSKAFTPMERQVLAMLHRLVYRGGDTFYARWIHDSRHALGAFCSGGTIANVTALWVARNRLFAPAGDFRGIAQEGLVRSLKHLGCDGLAVLVSRRGHYSLGKAADLLGLGRDNLVLIDTDDDNRIDLKLLRAEFLRLQEENIRPLALVGIAGTTETGNVDPLAAMADLAAEFGCHFHVDAAWGGPTLFSDRHRSLLSGIERADSVTIDAHKQLYVPMGAGMVVFKDPTALSAIEHHAAYILRHGSKDLGSHTLEGSRPGKAMLVHAGLSIIGRKGYELLIDLGIARAKTFAAMIRQHPDFELTSVPELNILTYRYCPQAVQQKLVLATSLQRTHLNALLDQVNLLLQKEEREAGKTFVSRTRLRLAPYGQELTVLRVVLANPLTTDEILASVLEEQCRIVQHPEIRELMLQVDALCAEIEDGPTAPACAGAR; from the coding sequence ATGCCGAAGCACCGGGACGTGGCTCGCGCCAATCTGGAAAACCTCTACCGCATTTTCACGGTTCCCGAGGCCCCCGATTCGACCCTCGGGGAGATCGATGAGGCGATCAGCAGGGACGTCGCCGGCTTTCTCCAGACCCACATCGTCGCCCTCGAGCGGAGCCTCGAGGATATCGAGGCCGACTTCTTCAACACCGCCATCCCCGAAGAGCCGACCTTCGTCTCCGAGTACACCGAGTTCGTCAAGGAGAACCTGGTCGCCCAGTCGGTCCATACGGCGGCTCCCGGCTTTATCGGCCACATGACTTCGGCGCTCCCCTACTTCATGCTCCCCCTCTCAAGGATCATGACGGCCCTCAACCAGAATCTCGTCAAGGTGGAGACCTCCAAGGCCTTCACGCCGATGGAGCGCCAGGTCCTCGCCATGCTCCACCGCCTCGTCTACCGGGGGGGCGACACCTTCTACGCCCGCTGGATCCACGACAGCCGGCACGCCCTCGGAGCCTTCTGCTCCGGCGGGACGATCGCCAACGTCACGGCACTGTGGGTCGCCCGCAACCGCCTCTTCGCACCGGCGGGAGATTTCCGCGGCATCGCCCAGGAAGGGCTGGTGCGATCCCTGAAGCACCTGGGGTGCGACGGCCTCGCCGTCCTCGTCTCCCGGCGGGGGCACTATTCCCTCGGCAAGGCCGCCGACCTGCTCGGACTCGGGCGGGACAACCTGGTGCTCATCGACACCGACGACGACAACCGCATCGATCTCAAGCTTCTGCGGGCTGAGTTTTTGCGGCTGCAGGAGGAAAACATCCGCCCCCTGGCCCTGGTCGGCATCGCCGGCACCACCGAAACGGGGAACGTCGATCCCCTCGCGGCCATGGCCGATCTCGCCGCGGAGTTCGGTTGTCATTTTCATGTCGACGCCGCCTGGGGGGGGCCGACCCTCTTCTCCGACCGCCACCGCTCCCTCCTCTCGGGGATCGAACGGGCCGACTCGGTGACCATCGACGCCCACAAACAGCTCTACGTCCCCATGGGGGCGGGAATGGTCGTCTTCAAGGACCCCACGGCCCTTTCGGCCATCGAGCATCACGCCGCCTACATCCTCCGTCACGGCTCCAAGGACCTGGGGAGCCACACCCTCGAAGGGTCGCGGCCGGGGAAGGCGATGCTCGTCCACGCCGGGCTCTCGATCATCGGCCGCAAGGGGTACGAGCTCCTCATCGATCTGGGGATCGCCCGGGCCAAAACCTTCGCCGCCATGATCCGGCAGCACCCCGATTTCGAGCTCACCAGCGTCCCGGAGCTCAACATCCTGACCTACCGCTACTGCCCGCAGGCCGTGCAGCAGAAGCTGGTCCTGGCGACGTCCCTGCAGCGGACGCACCTCAACGCCCTGCTCGATCAGGTCAATCTGCTGCTGCAGAAGGAGGAGCGCGAGGCCGGCAAGACCTTCGTCTCCCGCACCCGTCTGCGCCTGGCTCCCTACGGCCAGGAGCTCACCGTTTTGCGCGTCGTTCTCGCCAACCCCCTGACCACCGACGAGATCCTTGCCAGCGTGCTCGAAGAGCAGTGCCGGATCGTCCAACACCCGGAGATCCGCGAGCTGATGCTGCAGGTCGATGCCCTCTGCGCCGAGATCGAGGATGGTCCGACCGCTCCGGCCTGCGCCGGGGCGAGGTGA
- the panB gene encoding 3-methyl-2-oxobutanoate hydroxymethyltransferase, with amino-acid sequence MKKQTTILDIQRMKAEGEKISVLTAYDFPFARLMDDAGIDMILVGDSVGSVVSGYDNTLPVTMEEMIYHTRAVVRGTSRALVIVDMPFLSYQVDLREARLNAGRLIKEGGAQAVKLEGGENVAETIAAIVAMDIPVVAHIGLTPQSIHRMGGFKVQGKAAEQARQLLTDALAVEAAGAFAVVLEGIPMELAREITAALSIPTIGIGAGVHCDGQVLVIHDILGLCEKYSPKFVKRYADVSETIRSGIEEYIREVKGGEFPDEEHSFK; translated from the coding sequence GTGAAAAAACAGACGACCATTCTCGATATTCAGCGCATGAAGGCCGAAGGGGAGAAGATTTCCGTCCTGACCGCCTACGACTTCCCCTTCGCCCGGCTGATGGACGATGCCGGCATCGACATGATCCTCGTCGGCGACTCCGTCGGCTCCGTCGTCTCCGGCTACGACAACACCCTGCCGGTGACGATGGAGGAGATGATCTATCACACCCGCGCCGTGGTCCGGGGGACCTCGCGCGCCCTGGTGATCGTCGATATGCCCTTTCTCTCCTACCAGGTCGACCTGCGCGAAGCGCGCCTCAACGCCGGGCGCCTCATCAAGGAGGGGGGAGCCCAGGCCGTCAAGCTCGAAGGGGGGGAGAACGTCGCCGAAACCATCGCGGCCATCGTCGCCATGGATATCCCCGTCGTCGCCCATATCGGGTTGACCCCCCAGTCGATCCACCGCATGGGGGGCTTTAAGGTGCAGGGGAAGGCGGCCGAGCAGGCGCGTCAGCTCCTCACCGACGCCCTGGCCGTCGAGGCCGCCGGGGCTTTTGCCGTCGTCCTCGAAGGGATCCCCATGGAGCTCGCCCGGGAGATCACCGCCGCCCTCTCGATTCCGACCATCGGCATCGGCGCCGGAGTCCACTGCGACGGGCAGGTCCTGGTGATCCACGACATCCTCGGCCTCTGCGAAAAATACTCCCCCAAGTTCGTCAAGCGCTACGCCGACGTCTCGGAGACGATCCGCAGCGGGATTGAAGAGTACATCCGCGAGGTCAAGGGGGGGGAGTTCCCCGACGAAGAGCATTCCTTCAAGTAA
- a CDS encoding flavin reductase family protein, whose protein sequence is MKKRTLGPCVTFFPQPTTLISTLDAEGDADIMTATWTGIVSKTPPTMAVSLHQGRKTYENIRASGCFVVNMVPSRLAVEADFCGLKSGRDEDKLAVTGLRAAAAVHVAAPLIAESPLNVECRYCGELELGDYRLVLGEILEIHAAEAAFDPEGEMSPLAFDPLVYLGGIREYWSLGEKVADAYQAGKKLF, encoded by the coding sequence GTGAAAAAACGCACCCTCGGTCCCTGTGTGACCTTCTTTCCCCAGCCGACCACCCTGATCTCGACCCTCGATGCCGAAGGGGACGCGGATATCATGACGGCCACCTGGACGGGGATCGTCAGCAAGACACCGCCGACCATGGCCGTTTCCCTGCACCAGGGGCGTAAGACCTATGAGAACATCCGCGCCAGCGGCTGCTTCGTGGTCAACATGGTCCCTTCGCGCCTCGCCGTCGAAGCCGACTTCTGCGGCCTCAAATCGGGGCGCGACGAGGACAAGCTCGCCGTCACCGGGCTGCGCGCCGCCGCCGCCGTCCATGTGGCCGCTCCCCTGATTGCCGAATCCCCACTCAACGTCGAGTGCCGCTACTGCGGCGAGCTGGAACTGGGGGACTACCGCCTGGTCCTCGGCGAGATTCTCGAGATCCACGCCGCCGAGGCGGCCTTTGACCCCGAGGGGGAGATGAGCCCGCTGGCCTTCGATCCCCTCGTCTACCTCGGCGGAATCCGTGAATACTGGAGTCTCGGGGAAAAGGTCGCCGACGCCTATCAGGCCGGGAAGAAACTCTTCTGA